A stretch of the Panicum virgatum strain AP13 chromosome 9N, P.virgatum_v5, whole genome shotgun sequence genome encodes the following:
- the LOC120688842 gene encoding uncharacterized protein LOC120688842, which translates to MRNTASSMLTTRTAAAGATTLRDDRWPATFKPTGIEKYDGESDPKTWLRTYSIVVRAACSDNDIMAAYFPVMMGRRALNWLEALPAGSINSCQDLYSAFVQYYQASCPGSKTRWDPASIIQQPNESLRDYIERYFANHNTITEVDDKDVIHHFHQGLHSIKPRRKMFESNPKTVGDMMAVVNKHAYMEDVQRAHRRHKTKNDSSEHPSQRDNRPEHRRNDRPPRHGNKHDRAESSKNRDRKRGPENNVTVAERSQFCSTLNQADLDWLLDGKCPWHKDANHTARKCRALSNGVIKDDDSKRPRRDDRDGPCGSRTTRPRPRRCNSPRRDDDEQREDSLGNFQEEERAVNFIFGGPSKPSCWRKLKLDDREVNMVFKHQVEPLRWSETPITFDRRDHWV; encoded by the exons ATGAGGAACACGGCGTCCTCGATGCTGACAACCAGAaccgcggccgccggggcaACAACCCTCCGCGACGACCGC TGGCCCGCCACCTTCAAGCCAACTGGGATCGAGAAGTACGACGGCGAGTCGGACCCCAAGACGTGGCTGCGCACCTACTCCATCGTCGTCCGAGCTGCGTGCAGCGACAACGACATCATGGCTGCCTACTTCCCGGTCATGATGGGCCGCCGTGCCCTCAACTGGCTCGAAGCGCTCCCGGCCGGCTCCATCAACAGCTGTCAAGATCTCTACAGCGCCTTCGTCCAGTACTATCAGGCATCCTGCCCGGGTTccaaaaccagatgggatcCGGCCAGCATCATCCAGCAACCTAACGAGTCCCTCCGCGACTACATCGAGAGGTACTTCGCTAACCATAATACTATTACGGAGGTTGATGACAAGGATGTTATCCACCActtccaccaaggcctccatagcatcaaaccaaggaggaagatgttcgagaGCAACCCCAAGACCGTGGGCGATATGATGGCGGTCGTCAACAAGCATGCCTACATGGAAGACGTCCAGCGAGCTCATCGCCGACATAAGACCAAGAACGACTCCTCcgagcatccctcccagcgggaCAACCGCCCAGAACACCGACGCAACGATCGTCCACCTCGACACGGGAACAAGCACGACCGTGCCGAGTCGTCCAAGAACCGGGACCGCAAGCGTGGCCCCGAGAACAATGTCACCGTTGCCGAGAGGTCCCAGTTCTGTTCCACCCTCAACCAAGCGGACCTGGACTGGCTCCTGGATGGCAAGTGTCCTTGGCACAAGGACGCAAACCACACTGCCCGGAAGTGCCGAGCACTCTCCAACGGCGTCATCAAGGACGATGATTCCAAGCGACCCCGCCGCGACGACCGCGACGGGCCGTGTGGTTCCAGAACCACCCGGCCGCGCCCACGGAGGTGCAACTCGCCCAGGCGAGACGACGACGAGCAGAGGGAAGACTCCCTAGGGAACTtccaggaagaagaaagggccGTCAACTTCATATTCGGCGGCCCCAGCAAGCCATCATGCTGGCGCAAGCTCAAGCTGGATGATCGCGAAGTCAACATGGTGTTCAAACACCAGGTTGAACCCCTGCGGTGGTCAGAGACACCGATCACCTTCGACCGCCGCGACCACTgggtgtag